The DNA sequence TGAGTTCCACCTCCAGTGAAATCAGCGTTACGACCGGGTCTATTTCTTTTGCTAACAACTTCATCACCCAAATACAATGCACAAAATCCTAGTGTTTCCTCAATAATATACCCTATAGCGATGCTGCCCTCGGGTCTATTTCGATTGCGCACATACTTTTTTAATGTATGCAAATACCTGAAAAACCAATTACCTTTAATTTTAAAGTGGCTTAACAAAGTGTATGATAATTACTTACACATGCAAAAAGTATTCGATTACAAGTACATGAACTGAAACAGAATATAATAACAAACCTCTCAATAGGATACATCCACCTATATTGGACAGGACCAGCAATCTTTGCTTCTTCGGCAAGGTGGATTGTGAGGTGTACCATCACATCAAAAAATGATGGCGGCATTAACCTCTCTAAATGACACAATGTAATGGCAATTCGTTTACTCAAATCTTCGAAATGTTCTTTGGTTCCAACTTTGGTACAGAGATTTCTGAAGAATGAGCTAAGCTCTAGCAAAACAACTTTGGCTTCTTTTGGCAGCGAATGGCGAATTGCCAGGGGAAGTAAATACTGCATAATGATGTGGCAGTCATGACTTTTCAGCCCCACGAGTTTTCGTTCTGCTTTTCGAACACATCTCGCTAGATTAGAAGAAAACCCATCCGGAAGCAGAGCAAGAGATAATATCTCGCAAAACAATGATTTTTCAGTGACCTTCAAAGTAAAAGGCATAGGGTCATAAGTACAACGACCTCCAACTAATTTTGGGTGGTACTTAGGCTTACAATTAAGTTCCTGCAAGTCCAAGCGTGCATTTAGAGAATCCTTGTTTTTCCCATCCATACCCAATAAGGTTCCTATAACACTTTCAGTGACATTTTTCTCAATGTGCATTACATCGAGATTGTGTCGCAAAAGCAAGTCCTTCCAATATGGAAGATCATAAAatatgcttttcttcttccacgGGCCACagtactttttcttcttttttcccctttttcGTTTTAGTCCCTTCATGTTGATAGCTCCCTTGCCATATTCAAACTTCAATCCATGTAATGAAGCCAAACACTCTAAACCTGTCATAGGAATTGGTGGTTGGTCTAGCTCAATGTTACCGTCAAAAGGTTTCTTGAACATGCGATACTTATGAGCCATTGGAAGCCATCGACGATGTCCCAAGTAGCATTCTTTTCGGCCATGTCTTAGCCGTGTAGACTTGGTGCCAAATGCACATTGTGGACATGCTAATTTGCCTTTAGTGCTCCAACCAGATAGCATAGAATATGCTGGGAAGTCGTTGATGGTCCACATAACCGCAACATGCATGTCAAAAGTCTCTTTCTTGAATGCATCATAAGTAGGTATCCCTTGGTTCCACAAATTTTTCAACTCTTCAACTAAAGGCTGCAGGAATATATCTATATCTTTTCCAGGACCTTTTGGACCAGGAATGAGCAATGAAAGCATCAAGTAAGGTTGTTTCATACAAAGCCACGGCGGAAGGTTGTAGACTGACATCACAACTGGCCACGTGCTATGGGACAGACTCATCATACCGAAAGGATTAAATCCATCACTTGCTAACCCAAGACGAACATTTCGTGGGTCTGAGGCAAAGTTTGGATACATTGTGTCAAGATGTTTCCAGGCTGGTGAGTCAGCAGGATGTCTAAGAACTTCATCATCAGGTCTCTCTTCAGAATGCCACACCATACTCTGAGCTGTGTGGCGTGACATGTAAAGACGTTGAAGTCGAGGTCCCAATGGAAAATAACGTAATACCTTATGAGCAACTCTAGTACGTCCAGACCTGCTCTTGGACTTGTATCGACTGGCGCCACACACTTTGCACTTATCAAGGTCAGCATGTTCTTTCCAAAACAACATACAGTCCTTAGGGCATACATCTATCTTTTCATAAGGCAATGCCAAATCAGTTATGAGCTTCTTCGTTTGGTAGAAATTAGTAGGAAGGTTTGCTTCAGGAAACCATACTTTTAACATGTTCAACAAGCCTGAGCAAATAGTAAATATTACATTTAGTTGGCAGTTTGCAATAGGCTACAACATGTAGTAAAGGGTACtgtaggatagaaggatggcacAGAAAATAGATAAATTTTAGGTCCTACTAAACATGTGAGTATCTGACATGTTATTTAAGCAAATAACAAACTGCCATACATATCATTTGACCAAAAAATAATGATTAATTGTATACCAGATACTATGTTTAAGCAGTTACCATTGTTAATTATTAATTCTTGGCACAAGTCATGCAAATTTGTCTTGTCCAGTTTCGTTCAACAAAAGGAATCCTGGTTGCCCAGTTTAGTTGATTTATTAATCTTTATAGTTGTTACTCCTATATCTCATCATAACTTTAATAAACTGATAAGGAATTGCATTTCAGTTATATATAGATTTAGACCGTTTTTATGTATGATGAGTCTAAGATAATGTATTTAAATGcacatttattaataatagtTGTCAGTAGCAAGGTTCGGTACTTGTAGATGCAGCGTTCCAATGTCATATTTCAATCTAATTAGATAGTTCGAATgaggaaaataaaaattaagacAAAAACAACTAAAGTGGATACATATTAGCTACCAAGTTTGAAAATGCACTCATAACTTGATCGCACAACAATTGAGGACACTAACCTGTGAAAGACACATCAGTCCAACAGTTTATAGCTTTGAGTTGATACAACTGCAACATGAAATCAAGTTTTGACTTCCCACAACCTGGGTACAATTCGGTTTTACCCTCTTCAATCAAACGATAGAATTTTTCAGCATCAGGAGTGAGGTTCTGCGGAGGCGCATCTTCTTCTTGAACATTGTCATCATTACTAGGACCGTGCATACCAAACGCATCGTGGAGCATAGCTGTTATATCAGCAGCCCCTAAAGGAGGTTCTCCCATGTTACTCAATTGCAATGGCTCGCCATGCCACTTCCAGCGTGAATGAAGATAGTTTGGGCACATGCCATCTACTTTAAGATGATCTTCAACCTCTTTTGGTGATCTCCAGCCACAATTGTAACATTCTATACAAGGACACTTGATTTTACCCTCAAAACTAGCAACTAACAAGGAGTGGTTGATAAATGCACGCAATGCAGCCATATACTCATCTGTTCTGCGATCAAGAAATACCCACTCTTTATCCATACCAACATAAGAAGCCTGTAGGTACAAATGACACAGCACTAACCATTAACAACCGAAACACTTCGGTGAAGCTCAATTTATCAAATAAAAGCACCTTATGTCTATAGAGCCAAGGAAACCAATGGGTGTTCTGATATATCATCAAACAAACTTGACAAGAAGTTAAAATTGCATAGACTACAAAATTGATTAGGATATGGAGAAGCCATGTCAATCTCTAAATGCCCATTACATAGAAGAATCAAGTACCAGATAGCTTACTTTTCAATTTGCTTCAGAAAGACCCTTCCTACTTCAATGGAAAGGGGGTAAACACCGTTTGACAGCCGCCCAACTTGATCACGAACGAAGACAGAGAATTGCGTGGATAGAAGGACGAATAATACAACGCTTCATTCTCTGAAGATTGAGAAAGATTTATGGGAGAACAAATTAATCTGGTGGCAGATCGTCAGATTCTAGCCTTTCTAATGGATCCGTGTTTGCTCTGATCTTTCTACAATGAAGAGGAACAGGGGTGTTTAGCCCTTTAGCCACCGAGTTCCAATGAAAAGTATATCTTTCcagttttgtttttatgttattgttttttttaCAACTAATACCTAAACTATTAGACATAATAAAGAAGTCATATTTTATCAAAAGGCCACGGATGCAAACTTTTTAAATTGTTGTTTATCTATACTTTTATTATTAAAATGTCATTGATGGCGAGACTCTTACAAACAGTGCCTGATATTAAGAATATATGTCAAATTTGGGGACGGAAGTTGAATATCATCTGTGGCCAAGTTGTAAAAAGCTTCAGATAATGGGATTGTGGTAGAACTGGGGACAGATACCGTGACCATGTCTTAATTTGCCACAAAAAAATTCTGACCGTCCCTATAGAGTGTATAAAAGCCACCGAAAATGTGTAGTACCCAATAGTCCTGTGGCCATAGGCCAAATAGCTAGTAGTGATTACTAGTTGATCAAACAACATAGTATCAAAAAAAGTAAACtagtttccaaaagaaaaaaacaaagccgCCTCCTTTTctcttagggttagggtttatgtGCAACCATCAACAATGTCTTCTGTTGATGCCATGGCAGCTCGACTGGCTTCTTCTCTTGCGATTGCTGAGGGAAGGAAGCAGGTCGATCTGTGACCTACACAAGGGAAGGGTCTGTGACAGGCAGACGTGTTTATGGTGGGGAAGCTTCTCACCGCTTGGGAGTACAAGAATGGATCTTTTTTGGGGATGTTCCGGAATGCATGGAGGGTGAATGGTTCACTGCGCGTCGAGGAGGCGGAGGGGCAAAGGGTTCTTTTCACTCTATCTGACATTACCGATCGGGATTGGATCTGGAAGGGAGCTCCATGGGGTTACAATCATGCTCTGGTTTCCCTAGCCTACTACGATGGCGTGGTTGCTATTGAATCGGTATCTTTCACCTCAGCCTCTTACTGGATCACTTTGCAAGGCATCCCTCCTGCGTTTCGTTCTGAGAGGGTGATGACTATGATCGGGTTTACCCTAGGCGACTTCAAGGAGATTGACAAACAGGCCAAGAAGGTTGGGAAGCTTCGAATCCGGGTGGAAATCCCTCTTAACCGGCCTCTGCCCTTTCAACGATGGTATTTGGTGGAGGATGAAGTCGAGTTTTTATGCAAGTTTAGGTTTGACAAACTATTTGGTTGATGCTTGACATGTGGCCTGGTTACTCATGTAGGCCTTCCATGCTCTGGACCTCCtttggaggagaatgatgtatCAACACGCACGGTCTTAGGTACATCACAGGGGACTAATGCTTCTGTGCCGGAGATGCAGCTTGTTGGTAACAATGGTTCGACCTCGAGTTCAGCGTCGATTAGCATAATGAATGCAGGAGTCCATACTAGGTTTTGTATGGGAGGACAGGATGTGGTTTTCCGAACTGCATGTACTTCCCAATCAACTGCCGGAGCGGCTGCTCCACAATCCGACTGCGCTAATGAACCGACCTCAGCGTAAAACGAACTGACTGAGATGATAGCTGTATCAGACAGTTTCACGGGGAAGAGAAGACATAGGGAGGATGACAACATCACTATTTCTCTGAAAAAGCTCAAGTTGAGTCTAGCTGTTGGAAAACGGAACTTGAACTTGGAACCGGAACAGCTAGGTTTGGTGCCGGTGCAGCAGACTGAGGAACAACATCTCCAGGTGAAGAGGAAGAGGGGGAGACCTGCAGGTAGGAGAAACAAACTACCCTATGGggaaaagaagaaagcaaagcAGGGAGACGAGAGTAGGACAGCAAAGAAAAAGCTTCTCCCCAAGCTTGACAATGCAGGTGGCGGAGCAGACTCTAACCCGAAAGGGAAGGAGATAGCTCTTTACTAATTGCATTTTATTTCCTTCAAGTCTATGTGAATGTGGTGAATCTTCTATATATatgtcttctatgacgtttctaatcagtgtttgtaccacaattgcgtgtcaGCTGGCAAGTAAGGGTTAGTTGAATATTTCTTCCGTAGAAGGCGAGGTTCGATCTCTTTTGTATAGGCTTGCAAATTTGCGAGCGCAACAGAGACTCTAGTAGTTTGCTATAGCTTGGATAGGGTAGTCATTCGTTTAGTTCTGTTTTGGCTTTCTTATGTAAACTTTGTGGACTATAGCCTTTTGGCTGTTGATCTATTGATATTCaacttttatttcaaaaaaaaacataatatcaaaaaaataaaaaataaaataaattaatattataCAATGATTTATTTATCTTATTCAcaattattaaaattactaGTACAACATGGCACATGAACTATTCCATACATAAGTGGCAAATACTAAAAACCAATTGATGAACATCGAAAAATAATTGATGAACTCATGACCTATATAATTGCATGCAATGCTTCTATTGCAAGGATAGAACCATTGCCGTTGGATCTGGTCCATATATAGACTCAAATGCCTCCAACGGACCAAGTGAGCAGGGTGTATCCAAATAAAGACACGTGGcaaaataatataattactCCTAGTAAGCGTCACACCGAGCTGTATAAACGGTACACAATGCAACGTACATTATGAATACTATTGAAAAGAGATTCTCAAAAGAACTTAAACTAAGCAGCCATAGTTTGAGAGATCAGTTAATCACATTAACCACGCTGCTAATCTgctatatgttttttttttcgaagaAATGAGGCTAGAAAAGTAGGAATCCTATCTTAGCCTCAGCTATAAAAATTCGGTTTGCCCCGTGCGTTGAATTGAAGCTTTGGCTTTGCGGGATAGTGTTTTAATTTGCAAGGTATTCTCAATAGTTTTTATTGACAACATCATTGGTTCTATCATAAGCTTATACGACAATATTGagatgggaaaatttcgcaaacagtacaccaagtaaatgccactaataattcttatacacaaaatttcaaaccaaacatttcggtacacgaaatatgaaactcgacccactatcagtacacgatatcaatttttgacaccaaaatatccattatgccctcagttcttttttttttatatataaatttttttttctgttattttttttttcttcattttatctctttcttcttccttcttccgggctcactTCCAACGCCGCCTTCCTCGCCTcgcataacagaaaaaaaatgactCAAGTCATTTATGAACGAAGGACAGGATGAGACAGCAATATTGAGATTAGTCACATACACTGGGTTCTACATCAGATTGACCTAATTAGTGAAAACATATAGCAGATGAGAAAGCAAGAAGATCTACACACCCATTTTGGATAGAACAATAAGTACAAGAGCTTGCAGGGCACTGGCAAAATCAGGTAAGATACGTGCATCCAAGCATATCATGTCACCCAAAATTCCAAAACTACAATTTTAACGAATTGTTTACAGTACAAGTACAGATTCCTTCTCGATCACAATGAaagattttcattttcttcatccAAAACTACAAAACAATTGCCTTATTACACGCGCCAGTCAAAGTGCGTGGCCATTACCTAATTCTTTTTAGTTATAATGTTGCTGTCTCCCTCCCTTTGCCAATTGCCATTTCACCTTATACTTATTCCACCCTTTACATCACCTCCACACCTTTCTCtaattctctctttctctataaCACAAAATActttggtctctctctctctctttctgagcCAGGACAGCTTTATCTACTCTCTAATTCCTCATTTTCTCTCCCACAAAAATATCAAACACCCTttcaattctttctttctttcatagCACTCACTCCACCATGACAGACAGAGTCTACCCATCTGCCAAGCCCGCCACCAACGGCGCGGCAGCCCCAAACCCAGCCTTCCCCGCTACGAAAGCGCAGCTCTACAGCAACGCGCGCCCTGCCTACCGCCCTCAACCCCACCTCCACCGCCGCAGCCGCAGCCGCTGCTGCTCTTGCTGCCTCTGGATCATTTTCCTTCTCATCCTCCAAATCTTCATTGGAGCCATATGCGGCGCTGTTTTCTACCTCATATACAAGCCCCAACGCCCGACCTTCTCCGTCACCTCCCTCAAGCTCTCCACCTTCAACATCACCTCCTCCAACCAGCTCACCTCCCGTTTTGACATCAACGTCACCGGCCGGAACCCCAACAAGAAACTCGTCTTCTTCTACAACCCCATCGCCATTTCCATCCTCTCAAAAGACGATATAGACGTCGGTGACGGATCCATACCGGCTTTCACTCACGGAAAGAAGAACACGACTCTCCTGAAGGCTAGGATTACAAGCAGCGGCAAACCACTCGAGAGCAGTGACGTCACCACGTTGAAGGCTGAGATGAAGAGCAAAGCTGGGTTGGGACTGAAGGTGAGGTTGGACACCAAAGTGAGAGTGAAGGTTTTCGGGGTGAAGACTCCAAAAATCGGAATTAGGGTTCATTGCGAAGGGATTAAGGTTACTTCTCTTCCTACTGCGAAAGCTGCTGCGAAGGCTTCGACTAGTAATGCCAAGTGCAAGGTTGATGTTAGAGTCAAGATCTGGAAATGGACTGTATGAGTATGAGGGAAACTACTGAAAGAGAGGAAAGGGAAAAAGGTctgtgatatattttttttttttgtttttttttttttgaaagatttGTAATATTCATTTTCTTTGATATTCTTGTGAGTATATTATGCTTTTTTCAATGGACAGAAAGGTTTGCTGATTGACATCATGATTTTGTATTAGGCATAATTAATTAGCAAGTTGTCAATCTGTTGATACATTTTCgtttaaaaaattattttgtactTCGTAGTTATTGAAAACACTTGGCTTTTTACTTAAGTTAAACATTAATTCCTATTACTtgtgcaggaaaaaaaaaacacagaattTATTGATCAATCACAATTTCGTACGGAGGCATAACATAAAGTAATTTAGGGAAGAGATAAGTATCAGATGCGATGAGATTCAAAGTAAAGACCCTGTTAGATGCATTATTTGATAGTGGGTGATCGAGAAGTATATTTGACAAATCATTGTTTTAAATGTGACTTTTGTTAGAAATTAGGGTTACTTAGGTATGAATACATATCAAGGCATATAATATATggattaaatttataaaacattTTAGTTGGTTTCTTTCCTATTGGTCAATAACATTTTGTGTGGTTAGTTTGGTGGGAGAAGGGTATGGGCACACATAATGCTTGTTACCCTGTAAACCCGCATACTAGGAATTTTCCATGTGCAACCATGTTACTTTGTGCGACTTCTGATACTACCATTTATTTTTGGTCagtgaaaatactttaaaacTTAATGAGGACAGTCAAATTCCTTaataaaagaaggaaaaagcTTGAAAGGTTTTTCAGATTATTTCTTATTAATTTTCATTAGAATATATACACAATTTGTCGTGAATAGCTAAGTTTACGATTGATTCACTATTAcattaaattttcataattcAAACCCGTTCGGATTTTGAGAAGTTCATCTATGAAACAAGCATAAATATTTCTATCTTTGTCTCCTTAATTTATAAGTTTGTAAGTTAGGTTGGTGTCGGTGGGA is a window from the Rosa chinensis cultivar Old Blush chromosome 2, RchiOBHm-V2, whole genome shotgun sequence genome containing:
- the LOC112186204 gene encoding uncharacterized protein LOC112186204; amino-acid sequence: MDKEWVFLDRRTDEYMAALRAFINHSLLVASFEGKIKCPCIECYNCGWRSPKEVEDHLKVDGMCPNYLHSRWKWHGEPLQLSNMGEPPLGAADITAMLHDAFGMHGPSNDDNVQEEDAPPQNLTPDAEKFYRLIEEGKTELYPGCGKSKLDFMLQLYQLKAINCWTDVSFTGLLNMLKVWFPEANLPTNFYQTKKLITDLALPYEKIDVCPKDCMLFWKEHADLDKCKVCGASRYKSKSRSGRTRVAHKVLRYFPLGPRLQRLYMSRHTAQSMVWHSEERPDDEVLRHPADSPAWKHLDTMYPNFASDPRNVRLGLASDGFNPFGMMSLSHSTWPVVMSVYNLPPWLCMKQPYLMLSLLIPGPKGPGKDIDIFLQPLVEELKNLWNQGIPTYDAFKKETFDMHVAVMWTINDFPAYSMLSGWSTKGKLACPQCAFGTKSTRLRHGRKECYLGHRRWLPMAHKYRMFKKPFDGNIELDQPPIPMTGLECLASLHGLKFEYGKGAINMKGLKRKRGKKKKKYCGPWKKKSIFYDLPYWKDLLLRHNLDVMHIEKNVTESVIGTLLGMDGKNKDSLNARLDLQELNCKPKYHPKLVGGRCTYDPMPFTLKVTEKSLFCEILSLALLPDGFSSNLARCVRKAERKLVGLKSHDCHIIMQYLLPLAIRHSLPKEAKVVLLELSSFFRNLCTKVGTKEHFEDLSKRIAITLCHLERLMPPSFFDVMVHLTIHLAEEAKIAGPVQYRWMYPIERYLHTLKKYVRNRNRPEGSIAIGYIIEETLGFCALYLGDEVVSKRNRPGRNADFTGGGTQNGLSVFSGHGRSLGSKQLIHLEHVQWERAHRAVLFGCPEVAEYISQHEKLIIDNRLPRETRKAAQARAHKEFPGWFGTHIQSQIDDGVEIHEDLQALARGPNHWTGRFLSYIINGFRFHVKSIDVEGNTQNSGVFVRAVEDNYVSARDHNPRAALLDYYGVVKDIIELDYHRGRRVVLFDCDWIDGRVRDRYIKTDEYGFVLVNFKHLLPGPDTFTLGSNANQLFYVKDPTQPDWHVAVRTRPRDLFDMGNIMKDDIAAPQNLEPLLVADEDVQKTISQDLELELLFAGMTLSTEPFKGMLMWKVKVLKMVLVL
- the LOC112189984 gene encoding NDR1/HIN1-like protein 6, which gives rise to MTDRVYPSAKPATNGAAAPNPAFPATKAQLYSNARPAYRPQPHLHRRSRSRCCSCCLWIIFLLILQIFIGAICGAVFYLIYKPQRPTFSVTSLKLSTFNITSSNQLTSRFDINVTGRNPNKKLVFFYNPIAISILSKDDIDVGDGSIPAFTHGKKNTTLLKARITSSGKPLESSDVTTLKAEMKSKAGLGLKVRLDTKVRVKVFGVKTPKIGIRVHCEGIKVTSLPTAKAAAKASTSNAKCKVDVRVKIWKWTV